The Ipomoea triloba cultivar NCNSP0323 chromosome 13, ASM357664v1 genomic interval AGTAGAATTTGAAAGTATGTATAGTAAAACTCTTTCAATAATAAGGTAAGGAGGTTATATGGTTAAGGAGATGAGTCTTATGAATTTGACCATTGGTGCATGATTTGGAAATTTAaagtgtaaattttattttttaaaataaaaaacaagacGACAAAACGAAGAAAAGTGTTTGTTCCCACAATATGGTAAGATAAAGAGAATTGACAAATGATATCAGAAAACCTTGTCCTCATGTTTACAATATCTTCAGTCGACCAAGCATTATTAATCtaaaacttctcatatatatggAAGAGCTTCAATACCATTTTCTCTGAATTTACACTACTAATTGTTACTATATAGTATAGTATTTataagcaataataataataataatccaaataaattatttaacttgAAGCAGCGTCTTCAATTTTCCCCATTTGAATCCCAGGCTTGAGATAATCTTCTTCATGGTAATATGCAAACCCTCCATGGCGGGTCAAATCCATACCCGCCATTTCGTCATCGGGCGAGATCCGTAAAAGTTTTAACTTATGAAGAATGTAGAAGAGGGGACCCATTGTAGCACTTACCCATCCCGATATTACGAGTATCTGGATTATTTGGGCTCCCAGTAACTTCCCACCGCCACCCATTAACAACCCGTATGGTCGATCCGGAACATCCGGGTAAACCTCGTTCACGTATTTCTTCTTGGCAAATAAGCCCGTGAAAATGATTCCCCACGCTCCGCAACCGCCATGCAATTGCGCCGCCTCCAATGGATCGTCGTATTTGAAGATTTCTGCGAGTTTGTTGCACCCGATTAAGACCAAAGCCGCCACAAACCCGCAAACGATGGCGGCCCACGGTTCTACGACGGAGCATCCGGAAGTGATGGCGGCGAACCCGCCCAATAGCCCGTTACACACATCCGTAACGTTCCAATGCCCTGACAAAACCCTTTTTCCGAAAAGGGTTGTGAGCCCCGCCGTGCACCCGGCTAACGTCGTCGTCACGGCGGTCCGACCCACCGCGCTCCATTGCCCGTAGTAGGCCCCACTTGAGTACGGGACCAATATCTTGTTAAATGAACCGGGATTAAATCCGAACCAACCAAACCATAGCAAGAAAGTTCCTAACACAACTAGAGATGCACTATGGCCACGTAGAGAGACGGCCCGGCCCGTGTGATCGAACCGGCCAATTCTCGGGCCTTCAATTAGGGCTCCATATAACCCGGCAATCCCACCCACCATATGGACCACACCCGACCCAGCAAAATCAATAACCCCAGACCCGAATAGTAAATTGGAGGCCTTAATCGGGCTGGCCCATCCATC includes:
- the LOC116002240 gene encoding ammonium transporter 1 member 1-like, giving the protein MAAALNCSADQLAPLLGSNATDATAAAAYICSRFADVSSAFTDAGFAIDTTYLLFSAYLVFSMQLGFAMLCAGSVRAKNTMNIMLTNVLDAAAGGLFYYLFGFAFAFGSPSNGFIGRHFFGLNDVPSSSFDYSNFLYQWAFAIAAAGITSGSIAERTQFVAYLIYSAFLTGFVYPVVSHWFWSGDGWASPIKASNLLFGSGVIDFAGSGVVHMVGGIAGLYGALIEGPRIGRFDHTGRAVSLRGHSASLVVLGTFLLWFGWFGFNPGSFNKILVPYSSGAYYGQWSAVGRTAVTTTLAGCTAGLTTLFGKRVLSGHWNVTDVCNGLLGGFAAITSGCSVVEPWAAIVCGFVAALVLIGCNKLAEIFKYDDPLEAAQLHGGCGAWGIIFTGLFAKKKYVNEVYPDVPDRPYGLLMGGGGKLLGAQIIQILVISGWVSATMGPLFYILHKLKLLRISPDDEMAGMDLTRHGGFAYYHEEDYLKPGIQMGKIEDAASS